The following are encoded together in the Lepidochelys kempii isolate rLepKem1 chromosome 7, rLepKem1.hap2, whole genome shotgun sequence genome:
- the LOC140914863 gene encoding uncharacterized protein: MPPSSGQSPVWSSGKVLDLISVWGEEAVQSQLRSSRRNYDTFGQISRDMMERDHDCDALQCSIKVKEMRNAYCKAHEANSCSGAALATYCFYKELDAILGGDPTSTPSTTMDTSEPSATGQEEEQQSGSEGTEEEEDTPVSLEACIQELFSSQEEGSQSRWSVLGEGQTSEEVPDATLRSQLSVLSLAERLQRIRKRPRRSKEDMLHKVMQHSLNENQKVQEWLESVRRVLQQNVDRRHKAQSC, encoded by the exons atgcctccaagCTCCGGGCAGTCCCCAGTATGGAGCagtggcaaggtgctggacctcatcagtgtttggggggaggaagctgtccagtcccagctgcgctccagccgtaggaattacgataccttcgggcagatctcaagggacatgatggaaagggacCATGACTGTGATGCTCTGCAGTGCAGCATTAAAGTGAAGGAGATGcggaatgcctactgcaaagcccacgaggcaaacagctgctccggtgctgccctTGCGACCTactgtttctacaaagagctggacgcgatacttgggggcgatcccacctccactccgagcaCCACCATGGACACCTCAGAGCCGAGTGCaacagggcaggaggaggagcagcaaagcgggagcgagggtactgaggaggaggaagacaccccggtaTCCCTAGAAGCATGCatccaggagctgttctcaagccaggaggaaggtagccagtcgcggtGGTCGGTgcttggagaagggcaaacatcagaggaggttcctg atgcaaccttgagatctcagctgtcCGTGTTATCACTGgccgagaggctgcaaagaatcaggaagaggccacgtagaagcaaagaggacatgctgcataaagtcatgcagcactcccttaatgaaaatcaaaaagttcaGGAGTGGTTGGAGAGTGTAAGGAGGGTCCTCCAGCAGAATGTGGATCGCCGGCACAAAGCACAGAGctgctga